The Thermoleophilum album genome includes a window with the following:
- the argC gene encoding N-acetyl-gamma-glutamyl-phosphate reductase: MAEPVRCAVVGASGFAGALCCAIVERHPTLELTVACARSDVGRRLDDLYPRYGVSAELVAFDPDGVAERADVALVALPHGASAAVVAALIERGLKVVDLSADFRLELDRYRRWYGEHPHPELIEEAVYGLPEVYREEIRGARLVAAPGCYPTATLLALWPLRERLRSVFVDAKSGVSGAGREPTAATHFVAVAENVKPYKVEGHRHSAELEEQLGPQLAITFVPHLVPVDQGLIASCYAELAEPISAEELSALYQRSYAAEPFVELARSAPGTRDVHETNRCRVYATTDAHGRVIAFGAIDNLWKGAAGQAVQCLNLMLGLPETSGLA, encoded by the coding sequence GTGGCTGAGCCGGTGCGCTGCGCGGTGGTCGGCGCCAGCGGCTTCGCCGGCGCGCTGTGTTGCGCGATCGTCGAGCGCCACCCGACGCTCGAGCTCACCGTCGCCTGCGCGCGCAGTGACGTCGGACGTCGCTTGGATGATCTCTACCCCCGCTACGGCGTGTCGGCCGAGCTCGTGGCGTTCGACCCCGACGGTGTCGCCGAGCGTGCCGACGTCGCGCTCGTGGCGTTGCCGCACGGCGCCTCGGCAGCGGTGGTCGCCGCGCTCATCGAGCGCGGGCTGAAGGTGGTCGACCTCTCCGCTGACTTCCGTCTCGAGCTCGACCGCTACCGCCGGTGGTACGGCGAGCACCCCCATCCGGAGCTGATCGAAGAAGCGGTCTACGGCCTGCCGGAGGTCTACCGCGAGGAGATCAGAGGTGCGCGGCTGGTCGCAGCGCCCGGTTGCTATCCGACCGCCACCTTGCTTGCCCTTTGGCCGCTGCGCGAGCGGCTACGGAGCGTGTTCGTGGACGCCAAGTCGGGGGTCTCCGGCGCCGGTCGCGAGCCGACCGCCGCGACGCACTTCGTCGCCGTTGCCGAGAACGTGAAGCCCTACAAGGTGGAGGGACATCGACACAGCGCGGAACTCGAAGAGCAGCTCGGCCCGCAGCTTGCGATCACCTTCGTACCGCACCTCGTTCCCGTCGACCAGGGGCTGATCGCGAGCTGCTACGCGGAGCTCGCGGAGCCGATCTCGGCGGAGGAGCTGAGCGCTCTCTACCAGCGCAGCTACGCGGCCGAGCCGTTCGTCGAGCTTGCCCGGTCGGCACCCGGCACACGCGACGTACACGAGACCAACCGCTGCCGGGTCTACGCCACCACCGACGCGCACGGGCGGGTAATCGCCTTCGGCGCGATCGACAATCTCTGGAAGGGTGCGGCAGGGCAAGCCGTTCAGTGCCTCAACCTGATGCTCGGGCTGCCCGAGACGAGCGGGCTCGCTTAG